Proteins from a single region of Trypanosoma brucei brucei TREU927 chromosome 7, complete sequence:
- a CDS encoding expression site-associated gene (ESAG) protein, putative has product MSSVSSVPVLVLFNSVLTLLCCIISSGQRSRSPFTRPALKPGGVKVAIQEAAVTPALPTLVEESEKVMENLTIPEQKVNGLSLGEAHIRDVTVGSATVKFEEPNKMILKFWNVSATVPFTRFSYHSFWCHVYPCSGTTQMEIRNASMTLLLEVSAASGGPLNVGVVSVVTDIGDPTITLIGEGKSKVPKWLGGSVKDLFKKDILGKLEQQIITAVNPILTNKTREISHMFPIVFIGNPKIKNGQMRLALAVLPGTTKQSTLTRKLFTPPQPFPNWPVAVVSSYTALNNVFRLLIKKGHSRIRVPFPLKYVLSSEAAHHQLDSLCSGCASEASLELKTAPWLKYLNKKLFTVNFRGVDVAVGLLPRGGDPIPLFSMLMNVSVRAAHIAVVDSIAHAKLDSIDATVSVTSSRIDGLDSSTMNTKIRDLINGMVLPLLNFKKDGFPVPFDLSGIHLNITGEGGKAGVDPARAFRSLSTFLHLR; this is encoded by the coding sequence ATGTCATCAGTATCGAGCGTACCTGTTTTGGTGCTGTTCAATTCCGTTCTAACACTTCTGTGTTGTATCATCAGCTCTGGGCAACGGTCAAGAAGTCCCTTTACGAGACCGGCACTCAAACCAGGGGGCGTTAAGGTTGCCATTCAAGAAGCGGCCGTTACGCCAGCATTACCCACACTTGTGGAAGAGTCGGAAAAGGTTATGGAGAATCTCACCATTCCCGAGCAAAAGGTTAATGGTCTAAGTCTAGGGGAGGCTCATATTCGGGACGTGACGGTTGGGAGCGCGACAGTTAAATTCGAGGAACCAAATAAAATGATTTTGAAGTTTTGGAACGTAAGCGCTACTGTGCCTTTTACGCGTTTTTCATACCACTCTTTTTGGTGTCATGTATATCCTTGCAGTGGGACGACACAAATGGAAATACGCAACGCAAGTATGACACTGTTGCTCGAAGTGTCTGCTGCAAGCGGCGGACCACTAAACGTAGGTGTGGTTAGTGTGGTAACTGACATCGGGGACCCAACGATAACTCTCATCGGTGAAGGGAAATCAAAGGTGCCCAAGTGGCTTGGTGGTAGTGTCAAGGATCTATTTAAGAAGGATATTCTAGGCAAACTCGAGCAGCAAATAATTACTGCAGTGAACCCCATTTTGACCAACAAAACGAGGGAAATATCCCATATGTTCCCAATTGTCTTCATAGGTAATCCGAAAATCAAAAATGGACAAATGAGACTCGCATTGGCCGTTCTTCCAGGCACCACAAAACAATCAACGCTGACGAGAAAGCTTTTTACTCCGCCCCAGCCATTTCCAAACTggcctgttgctgttgtttcctcGTATACGGCTTTGAATAATGTATTCCGCTTGCTGATTAAAAAGGGCCACTCGAGGATCCGCGTGCCCTTTCCACTGAAATATGTTCTCTCCAGCGAGGCCGCGCATCATCAGTTGGACAGTCTTTGCTCTGGATGTGCCTCTGAGGCCTCACTTGAACTAAAAACAGCCCCGTGGTTGAAATACCTGAATAAGAAACTGTTTACAGTTAACTTTCGGGGCGTTGACGTTGCCGTGGGTCTGTTGCCAAGGGGTGGTGACCCCATTCCCTTGTTTAGTATGTTAATGAACGTGTCCGTCCGGGCGGCGCATATCGCTGTCGTCGACAGCATCGCCCATGCGAAGTTGGATTCCATTGATGCTACGGTGAGCGTCACATCCTCACGTATCGATGGCCTGGACTCAAGTACAATGAACACAAAAATTCGTGATTTGATCAACGGGAtggtgttgccgctgctCAACTTCAAGAAGGATGGCTTTCCCGTTCCCTTCGACTTGTCTGGGATCCACCTGAATATTACAGGTGAAGGCGGTAAAGCGGGAGTTGACCCGGCACGCGCTTTTAGATCGCTCAGCACATTCCTTCACCTCCGATGA